A genomic region of Streptococcus suis contains the following coding sequences:
- the rpe gene encoding ribulose-phosphate 3-epimerase — MSHYKIAPSILAADYANFEKELKRLEKTGVEYVHIDVMDGHFVPNISFGADVVAAMRPHSKLVFDCHLMVSNPENHIETFARAGADILTIHAEATVHLHGTLQKIRAAGMKVGVVINPGTPLVTIEPVLNLVDQVLLMTVNPGFGGQAYIPEVAEKIEALVKLREAKGLNFDIEVDGGIDDKTIHSAKNAGANVFVAGSYLFKGDLDANVAKLRAALHD; from the coding sequence ATGTCACATTATAAGATTGCACCGTCTATTTTGGCGGCAGATTATGCAAATTTTGAAAAAGAGCTCAAACGTCTAGAAAAGACAGGTGTGGAGTATGTGCACATTGATGTCATGGACGGTCATTTTGTGCCAAATATTAGCTTTGGGGCGGATGTGGTTGCGGCTATGCGTCCCCACAGCAAGCTGGTTTTTGATTGCCATCTCATGGTGTCCAATCCTGAAAATCATATTGAGACCTTTGCACGTGCGGGTGCAGATATTTTAACCATTCATGCAGAAGCAACGGTTCACCTGCATGGGACCTTGCAGAAAATCCGTGCCGCTGGTATGAAGGTGGGTGTGGTCATCAATCCAGGTACACCTCTTGTGACCATTGAGCCTGTGCTTAACTTGGTGGATCAGGTTCTGCTCATGACGGTCAACCCAGGTTTTGGTGGACAAGCCTACATCCCAGAAGTGGCTGAGAAGATTGAGGCCTTGGTCAAACTCCGTGAAGCCAAAGGCTTGAACTTTGACATCGAAGTGGACGGCGGGATTGACGACAAGACCATTCATTCAGCCAAAAATGCGGGTGCCAATGTCTTTGTGGCTGGTTCCTATCTCTTCAAAGGAGACTTGGATGCCAACGTTGCCAAATTGAGAGCGGCCCTCCATGATTAA
- a CDS encoding DNA recombination protein RmuC, with product MDIVLLILLILVLIALVFLYGKWQSLALLLQDQAEDTADNLSDQLSYQLENATLKQQQAIHQEVERLRTELYQQLTDIRQELNKSHLETRDATDRRLQAIQESNEKRLEEMRQTVEEKLEKTLQTRLQASFETVSKQLESVNRGLGEMQTVARDVGSLNKVLSGTKTRGIMGELQLGQIIEDILTPSQYEREFATVSGSSERVEYAVKLPGRTEGDYIYLPIDSKFPLADYYRLEDAYESGDKDQIDLHRKNLLAAIKRFAKDIQSKYLNPPETTNFGVLFLPTEGLYSEVVRNPIFFDDLRRQENIVVAGPTTLSALLNSLSVGFKTLNIQRSADDISKVLGNVKLEFGKFSDLLLKAQKQLNQASSNIDKLLTTRTNAIERSLRTIDLYEDDQTKGLLGLSPLDEEDNEN from the coding sequence ATGGATATTGTATTACTTATTTTGCTGATACTGGTCTTGATTGCCTTGGTTTTTCTTTATGGAAAATGGCAGAGCTTGGCCCTGCTTTTGCAAGATCAGGCAGAAGACACAGCAGACAACTTGTCTGATCAGCTCAGCTATCAACTAGAAAATGCAACTCTCAAACAGCAGCAAGCCATTCATCAGGAAGTGGAAAGACTCCGCACGGAGCTTTACCAACAGCTAACCGACATCCGTCAAGAGCTGAATAAGAGCCACTTGGAAACGCGAGATGCCACCGACCGCCGTTTGCAGGCCATTCAGGAGTCCAATGAAAAACGCCTGGAAGAGATGCGGCAGACGGTCGAGGAAAAGCTGGAGAAAACCCTGCAAACCCGCCTACAAGCCTCCTTTGAAACGGTGTCCAAGCAGTTGGAGTCAGTCAATCGTGGTCTGGGCGAAATGCAGACGGTGGCGCGTGATGTGGGTAGTCTTAACAAGGTGCTGTCTGGCACCAAAACCCGTGGCATCATGGGTGAATTGCAGCTGGGACAGATTATCGAGGATATTTTGACACCTAGCCAATATGAGCGAGAGTTTGCCACGGTTTCAGGCTCTAGTGAGCGCGTGGAGTATGCGGTCAAGCTACCAGGACGGACGGAAGGAGATTATATTTACTTGCCAATCGATTCCAAGTTTCCGCTGGCGGATTACTACCGCTTGGAGGATGCTTACGAAAGTGGGGACAAGGACCAGATTGACCTCCATCGCAAAAATCTCTTGGCGGCTATTAAACGTTTTGCCAAGGATATTCAGAGCAAGTACCTCAATCCGCCTGAAACGACTAATTTTGGTGTGCTCTTTCTGCCAACCGAAGGGCTGTATTCAGAGGTGGTCCGCAATCCCATTTTCTTTGATGACCTACGCCGTCAGGAAAATATCGTGGTAGCAGGACCGACTACCCTTTCTGCCCTGCTCAATTCCCTCTCCGTCGGCTTTAAGACCCTCAACATTCAACGGTCGGCCGATGATATTTCCAAGGTCTTGGGCAATGTCAAGCTGGAATTTGGCAAGTTTTCTGACCTCTTACTTAAGGCTCAGAAACAACTCAATCAAGCCAGCAGCAATATTGACAAACTCCTAACCACTCGCACCAACGCTATCGAGCGTAGTCTTCGTACCATTGACCTGTACGAAGATGACCAAACCAAGGGACTGCTTGGCCTGTCCCCATTAGATGAGGAAGATAATGAAAATTAA
- a CDS encoding thiamine diphosphokinase — protein sequence MIKIAVIAGGSFDCLPEPADLYVGVDAGSLRLLDHSLPLDWAMGDFDSVTPEELGWIKDQAECFLQAPAEKDDTDLELALKEIFKAYPQAQVRIYGALGGRMDHMMANLFLAAEPDLATYMEQIELVDSQNIVRFRPAGQHRLSPIAGMKYISFMPSDQSRLTIRHAKYPLDASNYFFKKCYSSNEFIDRDIDIQLDKGYVVLIYSKDKN from the coding sequence ATGATTAAGATTGCTGTTATTGCAGGCGGTTCCTTTGACTGCCTTCCTGAGCCTGCCGACCTCTATGTGGGGGTAGATGCAGGCTCTCTTCGTCTTCTGGACCATTCCCTGCCTCTTGACTGGGCCATGGGTGATTTTGACTCGGTGACGCCTGAAGAGTTAGGGTGGATAAAGGATCAAGCAGAGTGTTTTTTGCAAGCTCCTGCTGAAAAAGATGATACAGATTTGGAGCTGGCTTTAAAGGAAATCTTCAAGGCATATCCGCAGGCCCAGGTTCGCATATACGGTGCCTTGGGTGGCCGCATGGATCATATGATGGCCAATCTCTTTCTGGCTGCAGAGCCTGACTTGGCAACCTATATGGAGCAGATTGAATTGGTGGACAGTCAGAACATCGTCCGTTTTCGACCTGCAGGTCAGCACCGTTTGTCACCGATTGCTGGTATGAAGTACATTTCCTTTATGCCGTCGGACCAGAGCCGCCTGACCATTCGTCATGCCAAGTACCCGCTGGATGCCAGCAATTATTTTTTCAAAAAATGCTATTCCTCTAACGAATTTATAGATAGAGATATAGACATTCAACTGGATAAGGGCTACGTGGTCCTTATCTACAGTAAGGATAAGAATTAG